Below is a genomic region from Flammeovirgaceae bacterium SG7u.111.
GGCAGCACTAAGGTTTTCAAAGACTTTGCCCATGCGCCGTCTAAGCTAAAAGCTACGGTAGAAGCGGTAAAGAGCCAATTTGGCAAGCAAAAACTGGTTGCTTGTATGGAGCTTCATACGTATTCGAGCCTCAACAAAAAGTTTTTGCCAAATTACAAAAACAGCATAAAGAGTGCCGATGTACCTGTGGTATATTTCAACCCAGCTACGGTATCCCACAAACGACTAGAGCCTATTACTCCAGGAATGGTTACCGAGGCCTTTGGACAGGAACTGAACGTATTCACCGACTCTGCCGAACTGGAAGCTTTCTTACGGAAACAGGACTGGAACAATACCAACTTGCTGATGATGTCTTCGGGCAACTTCAACAACATGGACGTAGAGAAACTAGCACAAGAAATTGTGAAATAGGGAAGAAACAGGCAACCTGCAACTGACAGTTGGGGCATAATACGGTTCAAAAAATGTCTTTTTTAAAACATTTATAGATATTTTACCCACACCAATGAACGTGCAAAACTCTTTTTCACTTTTGCCCTTCAATACCTTCCATGCAGAGGTAAAGGCAAAGTATTTTTTTGAGGCAAAGTCGACTGCCGACTTGCTTGAGTTATTGACACCAACTTTTTGCAAAACCGAGAGGTTTTTGATTTTGGGCGGAGGGAGCAATATCCTATTCACCCAAGATGTTGACGGCTGGGTCATTCGGATGGCTACTAGCGGAAAAGAATTGGTGAAAGAGGACGAGGAGTTTGCCTATGTAAAAGCCCAAGCGGGAGAAGAATGGCACTCTTTTGTGCTCTATTCTATTGCCCAAGGCTGGCAAGGGCTCGAAAACCTATCCCTCATCCCTGGCACGGTGGGCGCCTCCCCTATCCAAAACATTGGGGCTTATGGCGTAGAACTAAAAGATGTGTTCGAAGAGCTGGAAGCACTCAATACCCAAACAGGAAAAGTGGAAACCTTTGGCAAAGAAGACTGCCAATTTGCCTACCGAAACAGTTTTTTCAAACGCCAACCACGAGGTAATTATATCATCCTCAACGTTACGTTTAAGCTTTGCAAGAAGCCACAGTTCAACACGAGCTATGGGGCTATTGCCCAAGAGTTGGGAAAAATGGGTGTGGAAACTCTTTCCCCCAAAGCTATAAGCGATGCGGTGATAAGCATACGGGAAAGCAAACTGCCCGACCCAGCCGAAATTGGCAACTGCGGAAGCTTTTTTAAAAACCCAGAAATACCTTCTGCCCAATACGATGCGGTCAAGAAGGCACACCCAACTGCTCCGGGATACAAGCTTGACGGAGGGCTAGTAAAAGTCCCTGCCGGCTGGCTGATAGAACAATGCGGCTGGAAAGGCAAAAAGGTGGGAAATGTGGGCGCTTTCGAAAAACAAGCCCTCGTAATAGTGAACCATGGCAACGCCACAGGACAGGAAGCTAAAGATTTGGCACTTGCCATACAAGCTTCGGTTCTCGAGCGCTTTGGAGTAGAGATAATTCCTGAGGTGAATATTATATAGGTTTGCTGCTCTAACTTCTTTCAAAATGAAAAAACTTAGCATCCTACTAATCACAGTTACTATTATTATGCTTTCAGCATGCAGCAATTGTAGAAATTTTGATTGCCCTGTAAACTCTTCGTTAGAGTTCGAAATAGTAGATAGAAATGGGAACAATATTCTTAGATTACCTACCCAAAAATATTCCTCAGATTCTCTCTTCATTATCAGTATCACTGAAACTGAAATAGGCTTTCCTGAGCTAGTGGTATACAAAAAGTCATCCATAGAAATCTTTCTTGCTTTCGATCAAAAAGAATTCATTATAAACTACGGGATTTCAGAAGCTGATACAATTATTATTTCCAATATTGAAATCAGAAAAGATGAATGCTGTGGTGCCTTTATGACAAAATTTAACTCAAGCATAAATGGGAAAGAACTTTGCACTGATTGTTTCGATCTAATCAGTATTGAGAAATAAATAGTGAGGATTTTCCAAAAACTAAAAAAAATATTGATTGTCCAAAACAAAAAAGGACTATGAACCAATGGTCCAAAGTCCTCGAATTATACACCTATACCCTAAAAGGGTTCAGTTTGTAAATATTATTTCTGTTTCACAAGGGGTTAACGCCTTCTTCGCTGCCCAGAGAATTCCATTGCCTCTCCTTTTCCAAATCCATAGCTGATACCGAAAGTGATAAACCTTCCTCGCTGCTGATAGCTATATAGGTAGAAGCTAGCTTGATCAGTTACACTTTCTCTAATCCTAGTAGCAAACACATCCCTCACACTTAGGTTCAAGATGGTTCTTCCCTTCATCAGCTTTTTTCTGACCCCAAAGTCCATAAAATAGGTCTCCGAAACCAAAGACTGGACCGTTTGGAGCTGAGACCGGTAGTTTCCATGCAGCTCCATTTCAAAATCCGCAGGTAACTTGAGTTTAGCCGAGACCCTTGAGGTAAACTGGTTGTTATCAAAGTCGAAAGACACCTCTTCATACAAGCCCTTTCTAATAAAATAATTTATATTTAAATCTCCATTGAAGCTCAGCCAGTCGGTAGCATCATACTTAGCATTAAACTCAATTCCCGTAGTCCTGTTAGACCCTACGTTTACTGGTTTAGAAACACTAATGTTGTTTTCCGAAGTAGTCACTCGCTCTATCACATCGGTTGTATAGCGGTGGTACGCCCCAACATTGAAAGACACTTTTGCCAAATCATAAATACCCGTAACCTCAAATGCATCCGTGTACTCGGGCATTAGTTCAGGATTACCCGTACGGATATTAAAATTGTTTCTTATGTTGAAGAAAGGGTTTAAGTCCCACATTCTTGGTCGGTAAATTCGCTGAGAATAACCTGCCTGCAACGAGAACATATTCGTGAACTTATAGGAAGTGTGAATACTTGGAAAAAAGTTGGTATAGTACTTTGAGTTCTCCGTGTTTGTATTGGCCAAGAAAGTATTCACATCGGTATATTCCATGCGAATACCAGCTTTCACCCCCCATCTTTCTCCCTCGTAAGACCCCGTAGAGTACACGCCTAGTACAGTCTGCTGGAATTCGAAAATATTCGTCAACTCTGCACTTTCTACCCACTCGTCTCCTATTAGAGTACTAACAGCATAATCATTCGATACATTCATGGGAACTAACTGAGACCCAGCCTCCAACTTAACTTGTTCAGAAAATGGGTGGGTATAGTCGAGCTTGAATGTATACGTTTCATCGCTAAAGTCCGTGCGAGTACGCTGTTCTTCTGAAATCAAAGAACCATAAGTAGTTGTATTTTTAAATTCGGAAGACTGATCCTTTCCAAAGAAGTGCCCTTGCGCGGTAAAGACCAAATCGTGGTCTTTATGATCTTTGAAATCTTTTTTGTAGTTCATTTCAAACTGCCACTTTGGATTATCGGCAGTGGTAACTTCATTCCTATCCCAAGCATCCTCAAGCTCGCTATTGGCATCATACCTCATAAATGTTGCATCAGAAAGGTCTTCCTCGTCTTCAAAAGCATAGTTCCCGGTAAGGGTAATCACATTGTTATCGTTTATGTGGTAATCAGCTCCTAATATCAAATTATAGAATATTTCATTTTTCTTGCCACTCCCCACGCTTGTAATCGTTTCGTTTGTGATAAGATCCTCATTCAGTGTGTTATATTCTTGAGGATAGGTCCTCAGTCCAGCCCCAAGTTGGGTAAACAGGTTAAACTTCTCTGTCCTGCGGTTCATGCTGAGGCCAACACTATGGCTATTGGGGGTCCCCGTATTTAAACTTATCGAACCGTTCAAGCCTTTCTTCTCCTCCTTTTTTATTACGATATTGATAATACCAGAAGTACCTTCAGCATCGTATTTGGCAGAAGGATTGGTAATCACCTCTATTTTCTCGATCATATCGGAAGTAAGTGTACCCAGCGTACCTTGATCTTGCGCCAGCACTGAAGGCTTTCCGTTAATTAAAATCTGAACTCCTGAGCTTCCCCGCAAGCTAATCGCTCCTTCTATATCTACCGTTACCGAGGGTACATTATTTAAAATCTCTAGGGCGCTCATCCCTGTGCTACTCAAGTCTTGCCCTACATTAAAAACCCGTTTGTCCAACTTGAATTCGGTGGAAGACTTTTCTGCCCGTACCATTACCTCGTCCAAGGCCTGAACATCTTCGGCAATTGTGATAGTGCCTAAATCAAGCTTCCCTTCTACCACTTCAATTTCATTTATCCGCTTGGAAGTGTAGCCTATAAAACTGACTTCTACAAAAAAATTATCGGTATTTGCTTTGATGAGGAAGGAACCATCTTCTTTGGTTGTCGTTCCAGTAATAGGCTTTTGGGTTTGAGGATCGCCTATCATTACGGTGGCAAATTCTACAGCCTCGTTAGAGGTGCTTATTACCTTACCAGTAATTTCTACTTTAGAGCTTTGTGCTTGTAAGCCATTTGCACCTAATAATAAAAGAAGGGCACATGAGTAGAATTGTATGTATCTGTGTATCATTGTTTATGTAGTTAATTTAGGAATTTGGAGTTTCTCAATGCAAAGGAACAAGTTCATACACTAATAAAGAAAAGCAGTCGTCAAACAACAGAACTAAAGTGATGAACGACAAAAGTTGAAAAATACCAGAATAATTGCCGTTTACGGTAGCTTTTTGGTCGATGAGCTTTTTATTTTGGCGAGTACGTTTTTTGTGTATTAATTTGGAACATGCACTTACCGACTTCAAAATCATCTTTTTCAACTAAGGAGCTTTTATTTCAATTGCTGTTGCAACTTGTCGTGTTCCTGTTCTTCTCCTTCGACAAGCATTCCCCTACTATAGAAGAACACAAATTTGCGTACTTCTTCAATTTTGCCATTTGGGCTTTGGTCATCAATGAACTGATTCTTCCCCGCTTTTTCTATAAGAAGAAGTATTTTATGTTTTTTGTTTGGATCACATTGATAATCTCCATCATTATCCTAACAGAAGAGCTGGTACTAGAGAGAATATACTTCCCCGAAACTCGGGCAAAACGGTTTCCCGGAGTGTTTTTAAGCCTTATTGAAGTACTACCCATGATGATCATCCTCACAGGCTTCAAGTTTGCTTGGGATGCGCTCAAAAAACAAAATGAAGTTGATAAGCTCAAAAAGCACATAGCCGAAAGCGAGCTGCAGTTTTTACAATCGCAGATCAACCCCCATTTCTTGTTCAATAACCTCAACAATATTTATTCTTATGCAATAGAAAATTCGCCCAAAACACCCACAATAATCTTAGAGCTTTCGGCCGTGCTTAGGTATATGCTATACGAATGCAAAGCCAAATTTGTGCCCTTGGACAATGAAGTGGAAAACTTAGAAAACTTCACTCAGCTTAACCAGTTACAAGTAGAAGACAG
It encodes:
- a CDS encoding TonB-dependent receptor is translated as MIHRYIQFYSCALLLLLGANGLQAQSSKVEITGKVISTSNEAVEFATVMIGDPQTQKPITGTTTKEDGSFLIKANTDNFFVEVSFIGYTSKRINEIEVVEGKLDLGTITIAEDVQALDEVMVRAEKSSTEFKLDKRVFNVGQDLSSTGMSALEILNNVPSVTVDIEGAISLRGSSGVQILINGKPSVLAQDQGTLGTLTSDMIEKIEVITNPSAKYDAEGTSGIINIVIKKEEKKGLNGSISLNTGTPNSHSVGLSMNRRTEKFNLFTQLGAGLRTYPQEYNTLNEDLITNETITSVGSGKKNEIFYNLILGADYHINDNNVITLTGNYAFEDEEDLSDATFMRYDANSELEDAWDRNEVTTADNPKWQFEMNYKKDFKDHKDHDLVFTAQGHFFGKDQSSEFKNTTTYGSLISEEQRTRTDFSDETYTFKLDYTHPFSEQVKLEAGSQLVPMNVSNDYAVSTLIGDEWVESAELTNIFEFQQTVLGVYSTGSYEGERWGVKAGIRMEYTDVNTFLANTNTENSKYYTNFFPSIHTSYKFTNMFSLQAGYSQRIYRPRMWDLNPFFNIRNNFNIRTGNPELMPEYTDAFEVTGIYDLAKVSFNVGAYHRYTTDVIERVTTSENNISVSKPVNVGSNRTTGIEFNAKYDATDWLSFNGDLNINYFIRKGLYEEVSFDFDNNQFTSRVSAKLKLPADFEMELHGNYRSQLQTVQSLVSETYFMDFGVRKKLMKGRTILNLSVRDVFATRIRESVTDQASFYLYSYQQRGRFITFGISYGFGKGEAMEFSGQRRRR
- a CDS encoding histidine kinase, giving the protein MHLPTSKSSFSTKELLFQLLLQLVVFLFFSFDKHSPTIEEHKFAYFFNFAIWALVINELILPRFFYKKKYFMFFVWITLIISIIILTEELVLERIYFPETRAKRFPGVFLSLIEVLPMMIILTGFKFAWDALKKQNEVDKLKKHIAESELQFLQSQINPHFLFNNLNNIYSYAIENSPKTPTIILELSAVLRYMLYECKAKFVPLDNEVENLENFTQLNQLQVEDRGEINFHKENISQSYQIAPLILIVFVENAFKHSTASQSDKILIDIAIVLKEDGELHFRCTNSHLPNTNTESLSKGIGLENVKKRLNLLYPNTHTLLINDTSESYEVTLDIQLSKTTV
- the murB gene encoding UDP-N-acetylmuramate dehydrogenase — its product is MNVQNSFSLLPFNTFHAEVKAKYFFEAKSTADLLELLTPTFCKTERFLILGGGSNILFTQDVDGWVIRMATSGKELVKEDEEFAYVKAQAGEEWHSFVLYSIAQGWQGLENLSLIPGTVGASPIQNIGAYGVELKDVFEELEALNTQTGKVETFGKEDCQFAYRNSFFKRQPRGNYIILNVTFKLCKKPQFNTSYGAIAQELGKMGVETLSPKAISDAVISIRESKLPDPAEIGNCGSFFKNPEIPSAQYDAVKKAHPTAPGYKLDGGLVKVPAGWLIEQCGWKGKKVGNVGAFEKQALVIVNHGNATGQEAKDLALAIQASVLERFGVEIIPEVNII